A region from the Aphis gossypii isolate Hap1 chromosome 1, ASM2018417v2, whole genome shotgun sequence genome encodes:
- the LOC114127197 gene encoding putative leucine-rich repeat-containing protein DDB_G0290503 isoform X1 — protein MNDQEKNANLMDVCNEFDKTCSSPNNTTFHSFNNIDTSQSVLESDLNQNLSDPVKYFDLQRMIIDQKNATMALKMSEYEKALGERDYTIQSLHTNMMNSQNNNYILNNQCKNIMEKTKSVNDTCTRLNESFANICERLNRLGETVDNARTRQKDVMTLVDQTTSTFQEKILSISDTIDESLKQGTVVTMEKIRTKKDLEILENKYSLDIVGFKTNLQECTNEIEYLKKENHFLSEKLNDANLKLNEEKETLLNLSQNFEIQLGEMKDQNLELINQNKSINEKYDEIKSKNQTLLDEIDTLKTSLIENSKQLEIQLSMIKDQSELCHNLKIFEELNEKLKKDNYTLKEQNEYLEQINTNLVDDISNIKLSQHGIQEETENKFKNMCENYDNLLKLQDEKLKDVTEKLALQKEKENKNQIEVIELKQEIETSNKTITSLQEELQANYMLIPELQNKIDDLNSNLVNSYQNLRDSTKILVTEKNELEKEKNELENQSKEYFGQIEKLTASYMKYKSKAKQLYVEVMRLRYQCSRSEPKKKIQQCPVLDTIEILSDEDNIDDDVSIVEFNDPNESNMNISSTSSKPFQKSNLSSLKRNCSPLSYTGSSKLKKHKTSVDIAASHVLTNIPSNVLNQKNNARQIEKLLNSSFKSISLKPIDNNANKIEKKIECDQDVNCDIDYNSTATSQQIKSDIVNESNNNQIKSTSKTDLNSTTKKKFKIPTDIKISQKKIKSTNIPKIDWTKPNSPVIITAPSPKLQPKFTK, from the exons atgaatGACCAAGAGAAAAATGCTAATTTAATGGATGTTTGCAATGAATTTGATAAAACTTGTAGTTCGCCCAATAACACAACTTTCCATAGTTTTAAT AACATAGACACTAGTCAATCAGTCTTGGAAAGCGACTTGAATCAAAATCTCAGTGATCCTGTGAAATACTTTGATTTGCAACGCATGATCATCGATCAAAAGAATGCAACAATGGCATTAAAAATGTCCGAGTATGAAAAAGCATTAGGTGAAAGAGATTATACCATTCAATCCTTGCATACAAATATGATGAATTCTCaaaacaataactatatattgaataatcaaTGCAAGAATATAATGGAAAA gACAAAGTCAGTAAATGATACTTGTACCCGCCTTAATGAAAGTTTTGCAAATATTTGTGAACGTTTGAACAGACTTGGCGAAACAGTAGATAATGCAAGAACCAGACAAAAAGATGTTATGACACTGGTAGATCAAACTACTAGTACAtttcaagaaaaaattttGAGTATTTCAGATACTATTGATGAGTCCTTAAAGCAAGGtactgtag taaCTATGGAAAAGATAAGAACAAAAAAAGATTTGgaaatattggaaaataaGTATTCACTAGATATAGTtggttttaaaacaaatttacaagAATGTACTAATGAAAtagaatacttaaaaaaagaa aatcattttttgtctgaaaaattgaatgatgccaacttaaaattaaatgaagaaaaaGAAACATTATTGAATcttag tcaaaattttgaaatacaacTTGGAGAGATGAAAGATCAAAATCTAGaacttattaatcaaaataaatccaTAAATGAAAAGtatgatgaaataaaatctaaaaatcaaaCTTTGTTGGATGAAATTGACACACTGAAAACTTCtct aaTTGAAAACAGTAAACAGCTAGAAATACAATTAAGTATGATTAAAGATCAATCAGAATTGTgtcataatctaaaaatatttgaagaattaaatgaaaaattaaaaaaagataattatacattaaaagaaCAGAATGAATACcttgaacaaataaatacaaatttggtggatgatattagtaatattaaattatctcaACATGGAATTCAAGAagaaacagaaaataaatttaaaaatatgtgtgaaaattatgataat ttaCTGAAACTGCaagatgaaaaattaaaagatgtaACTGAAAAGTTAGcattacaaaaagaaaaagagaataaaaatcaaattgaagtaattgaattaaaacaagAAATCGAAACatctaataaaacaataactagCTTACAAGAAGAATTACAAgctaattatatgttaatacctgaattacaaaataaaattgat GATTTAAACAGtaatttagttaatagttatcaaAATCTTAGAGACTCTACTAAAATACTAGtcacagaaaaaaatgaattggaaaaagaaaaaaatgaactagAAAATCAAAGCAAAGAATATTTTGGTCAAATTGAAAAACTAACTGCTAGTTAT atgaaatataaatcaaaagcCAAACAATTATATGTGGAAGTTATGCGACTTAGATATCAATGTTCTCGATcagaaccaaaaaaaaaaattcaacaatgtCCTGTATTAGATACTATTGAG ATACTAAGTGATGAAGATAATATTGATGAT gacGTGAGTATAGTTGAATTTAATGATCCAAATGAATCAAACATGAATATTAGTTCTACTTCAAGCAAGCCTTTTCAGAAATCTAACTTGTCaagtttaaaaagaaattgttcACCTTTAAGTTATACTGGTAGTTCTAAATTGAAGAAACATAAAACATCTGTTGACATTGCTGCCTCTCAC gtattaacaaatattccaTCAAATgtcttaaatcaaaaaaataatgcaagaCAAATTGAgaagttattaaattcatcattCAAAAGTATTAGTTTAAAACCCATAGACAATAATGCCAATAAAATAGAg aaaaaaattgaatgcgACCAAGACGTAAATTgtgatattgattataattcaaCTGCGACTTctcaacaaataaaaagtgaTATAGTTAatgaaagtaataataatcaaattaaatcaacatcaaaaacagatttgaattctactacaaaaaaaaaatttaaaataccaactGATATTAAGATATCTCAA aaaaaaattaaatcgacCAATATACCAAAGATAGATTGGACTAAACCAAATTCACCTGTTATTATTACTGCTCCTTCTCCTAAACTTCAAccaaaatttactaaataa
- the LOC114127197 gene encoding putative leucine-rich repeat-containing protein DDB_G0290503 isoform X2, whose product MNDQEKNANLMDVCNEFDKTCSSPNNTTFHSFNNIDTSQSVLESDLNQNLSDPVKYFDLQRMIIDQKNATMALKMSEYEKALGERDYTIQSLHTNMMNSQNNNYILNNQCKNIMEKTKSVNDTCTRLNESFANICERLNRLGETVDNARTRQKDVMTLVDQTTSTFQEKILSISDTIDESLKQVTMEKIRTKKDLEILENKYSLDIVGFKTNLQECTNEIEYLKKENHFLSEKLNDANLKLNEEKETLLNLSQNFEIQLGEMKDQNLELINQNKSINEKYDEIKSKNQTLLDEIDTLKTSLIENSKQLEIQLSMIKDQSELCHNLKIFEELNEKLKKDNYTLKEQNEYLEQINTNLVDDISNIKLSQHGIQEETENKFKNMCENYDNLLKLQDEKLKDVTEKLALQKEKENKNQIEVIELKQEIETSNKTITSLQEELQANYMLIPELQNKIDDLNSNLVNSYQNLRDSTKILVTEKNELEKEKNELENQSKEYFGQIEKLTASYMKYKSKAKQLYVEVMRLRYQCSRSEPKKKIQQCPVLDTIEILSDEDNIDDDVSIVEFNDPNESNMNISSTSSKPFQKSNLSSLKRNCSPLSYTGSSKLKKHKTSVDIAASHVLTNIPSNVLNQKNNARQIEKLLNSSFKSISLKPIDNNANKIEKKIECDQDVNCDIDYNSTATSQQIKSDIVNESNNNQIKSTSKTDLNSTTKKKFKIPTDIKISQKKIKSTNIPKIDWTKPNSPVIITAPSPKLQPKFTK is encoded by the exons atgaatGACCAAGAGAAAAATGCTAATTTAATGGATGTTTGCAATGAATTTGATAAAACTTGTAGTTCGCCCAATAACACAACTTTCCATAGTTTTAAT AACATAGACACTAGTCAATCAGTCTTGGAAAGCGACTTGAATCAAAATCTCAGTGATCCTGTGAAATACTTTGATTTGCAACGCATGATCATCGATCAAAAGAATGCAACAATGGCATTAAAAATGTCCGAGTATGAAAAAGCATTAGGTGAAAGAGATTATACCATTCAATCCTTGCATACAAATATGATGAATTCTCaaaacaataactatatattgaataatcaaTGCAAGAATATAATGGAAAA gACAAAGTCAGTAAATGATACTTGTACCCGCCTTAATGAAAGTTTTGCAAATATTTGTGAACGTTTGAACAGACTTGGCGAAACAGTAGATAATGCAAGAACCAGACAAAAAGATGTTATGACACTGGTAGATCAAACTACTAGTACAtttcaagaaaaaattttGAGTATTTCAGATACTATTGATGAGTCCTTAAAGCAAG taaCTATGGAAAAGATAAGAACAAAAAAAGATTTGgaaatattggaaaataaGTATTCACTAGATATAGTtggttttaaaacaaatttacaagAATGTACTAATGAAAtagaatacttaaaaaaagaa aatcattttttgtctgaaaaattgaatgatgccaacttaaaattaaatgaagaaaaaGAAACATTATTGAATcttag tcaaaattttgaaatacaacTTGGAGAGATGAAAGATCAAAATCTAGaacttattaatcaaaataaatccaTAAATGAAAAGtatgatgaaataaaatctaaaaatcaaaCTTTGTTGGATGAAATTGACACACTGAAAACTTCtct aaTTGAAAACAGTAAACAGCTAGAAATACAATTAAGTATGATTAAAGATCAATCAGAATTGTgtcataatctaaaaatatttgaagaattaaatgaaaaattaaaaaaagataattatacattaaaagaaCAGAATGAATACcttgaacaaataaatacaaatttggtggatgatattagtaatattaaattatctcaACATGGAATTCAAGAagaaacagaaaataaatttaaaaatatgtgtgaaaattatgataat ttaCTGAAACTGCaagatgaaaaattaaaagatgtaACTGAAAAGTTAGcattacaaaaagaaaaagagaataaaaatcaaattgaagtaattgaattaaaacaagAAATCGAAACatctaataaaacaataactagCTTACAAGAAGAATTACAAgctaattatatgttaatacctgaattacaaaataaaattgat GATTTAAACAGtaatttagttaatagttatcaaAATCTTAGAGACTCTACTAAAATACTAGtcacagaaaaaaatgaattggaaaaagaaaaaaatgaactagAAAATCAAAGCAAAGAATATTTTGGTCAAATTGAAAAACTAACTGCTAGTTAT atgaaatataaatcaaaagcCAAACAATTATATGTGGAAGTTATGCGACTTAGATATCAATGTTCTCGATcagaaccaaaaaaaaaaattcaacaatgtCCTGTATTAGATACTATTGAG ATACTAAGTGATGAAGATAATATTGATGAT gacGTGAGTATAGTTGAATTTAATGATCCAAATGAATCAAACATGAATATTAGTTCTACTTCAAGCAAGCCTTTTCAGAAATCTAACTTGTCaagtttaaaaagaaattgttcACCTTTAAGTTATACTGGTAGTTCTAAATTGAAGAAACATAAAACATCTGTTGACATTGCTGCCTCTCAC gtattaacaaatattccaTCAAATgtcttaaatcaaaaaaataatgcaagaCAAATTGAgaagttattaaattcatcattCAAAAGTATTAGTTTAAAACCCATAGACAATAATGCCAATAAAATAGAg aaaaaaattgaatgcgACCAAGACGTAAATTgtgatattgattataattcaaCTGCGACTTctcaacaaataaaaagtgaTATAGTTAatgaaagtaataataatcaaattaaatcaacatcaaaaacagatttgaattctactacaaaaaaaaaatttaaaataccaactGATATTAAGATATCTCAA aaaaaaattaaatcgacCAATATACCAAAGATAGATTGGACTAAACCAAATTCACCTGTTATTATTACTGCTCCTTCTCCTAAACTTCAAccaaaatttactaaataa
- the LOC114127204 gene encoding glycerol-3-phosphate acyltransferase 3-like → MSSVSIMDTLSFTVLSVIFIPFLLFFLSIVLLAYIGKTVGVQQIYVDFLVKVFEYGRENLEKQSKKKTKRIEETDSEGNDEVDEVDFVTEFDTDTLNESKTHSVPISSNGSISRSNSSHSLSNGSVDKKIQNGAPPLISRQDLILVPDPDQNYSGNNNVKTEGGKQILQRTRSFNTLKREFELADVLDYVKTGVEAIIEDQVTSRFEAEELKSWNMLTRTNRHYEFINWKITVIWMIGFIVRYTFLLPLRMLICFFGVMWLWICTLIVGFVPDSLGKRWLNQNLSIMCFQVLAASLSSVITYHNRENLPKRGICVANHTSPVDVLVLACDNPYALIGQRHGGFLGILQRALARASPHLWFERSEAKDREIVAMRLREHVSNPTNPPILVFPEGTCINNTSVMQFKKGSFEVGSVIYPVAIKYDPRFGDAFWNSSKYTMIQHLYLMMTSWAIVCDVWYLPPMYQNENESGADFANRVKRVIADQGGLVDLVWDGQLKRYKPKKEWKERQQEEFSKRLKVE, encoded by the exons ATGTCCTCTGTATCCATTATGGACACGCTGTCCTTTACCGTTCTCTCCGTCATATTCATCCCGTTTCTCCTTTTCTTCCTCAGCATCGTTCTATTGGCTTATATCGGCAAGACGGTAGGAGTACAACAGATCTATGTGGACTTCTTAGTTAAAGTATTTGAG tatggacgagaaaatctagaaaaacaatcaaaaaaaaaaactaaaagaatTGAAGAAACTGATAGTGAAGGAAATGATGAAGTTGATGAAGTAGATTTTGTGACTGAATTTGATACAGATACATTAAATGAATCTAAAACACATTCAGTGCCAATAAGTTCAAATGGATCTATCTCTCGAAGTAACTCATCTCATAGTTTATCTAATGGAAGTGTTGACAAGAAAATACAGAATGGAGCTCCACCTTTAATAAGTAGACAAGATTTAATACTAGTTCCAGATCCAGATCAAAATTATAGtggcaataataatgttaaaactgaagga ggtaaacaaatattacaaagaACCCgttcatttaatacattaaaacgaGAATTTGAACTTGCTGATGTACTTGATTATGTGAAAACTGGTGTTGAAGCAATTATAGAAGATCAAGTAACTTCACGATTTGAAGCAGAAGAACTTAag tcttgGAATATGTTGACAAGAACAAATAGACATTATGAGTTCATCAATTGGAAAATAACTGTTATTTGGATGATTGGATTTATTGtaagatatacatttttgttgccATTGCGTATGTTGATTTGTTTCTTTGga GTCATGTGGCTGTGGATTTGTACATTAATTGTTGGTTTTGTGCCCGATAGTTTGGGTAAACGTTGGCTAAACCAAAATTTATCCATTATGTGTTTTCAAGTTTTAGCTGCTTCATTATCTTCAGTCATCACTTATCATAATCGCGAGAACTTACCAAAACGAGGCATTTGTGTTGCCAACCATACATCTCCAGTTGACGTACTAGTGTTGGCATGCGATAATCCTTATGCTCTG ATTGGCCAACGTCATGGTGGATTTTTAGGAATCCTTCAAAGAGCATTAGCCAGAGCTTCTCCTCATTTATGGTTTGAACGATCCGAAGCCAAAGACAGAGAAATTGTTGCAAtgag aCTTAGGGAACATGTATCAAATCCAACTAATCCTCCAATACTAGTATTTCCTGAAGGAACATGCATCAACAACACATCTGTTATGCAGTTCAAAAAAGGAAGTTTTGAAGTTGGCAGTGTTATATACCCTGTAGCTATTAAG TATGATCCAAGGTTTGGAGATGCATTTTGGAATAGTAGTAAATATACAATGATTCAAcatctttatttaatgatgacATCCTGGGCAATTGTGTGTGATGTGTGGTACTTGCCTCCAATGtatcaaaatgaaaatgaatcgGGTGCCGATTTTGCAAATCGAGTAAAACGAGTAATTGCTGATCAAGGCGGTCTAGTTGACCTAGTATG GGATGGTCAACTTAAACGTTACAAACCGAAAAAAGAATGGAAAGAAAGACAACAGGAAGAATTCAGTAAACGATTAAAAGTTGAATAG
- the LOC114127203 gene encoding uncharacterized protein LOC114127203 — MWVSTNETFNNAPMLFQFSQKNNFCIFNFTNMKQLYSKEIHESLFSSIYSSANKIEVDVKNVIEYMKKIGEMKNVNYNFYQDNLSIKADLIITLSEGFPPFKLELELELKDENIFYSKLTCPLLKIIKQLKQNQEDLFDIIKKKDLEISEYKLVGGNISNENIKTEIFEKDNFFMNSLQNHKDLVEEIPYLYEVYSSLIEQYNIIRHPDVNKESNSISTKEENQKIQTKSIINNSIDHKTIKSSTTMEITNTSINVKKRKNSSLLKSL, encoded by the exons ATGTGGGTGTCTACTAatgaaacttttaataatgctCCAATGCTTTTTCAATTcagtcaaaaaaataatttttgtatttttaattttaccaacATGAAACAATTATACTCAAAAGAAATACACGAAtctttattttcttcaatataCTCG TCAGCCAATAAAATTGAAGTTGATGTTAAAAACGTTAttgaatatatgaaaaaaattggagagatgaaaaatgtaaattataatttttatcaagacaatttatctattaaagcagatttaataataacactatctGAAGGATTTCCTCCATTTAAATTGGAATTGGAATTGGAACTAAaagatgaaaatatt ttttattccaAATTGACTTGcccattattgaaaataataaaacaattaaaacaaaatcaagaagatctatttgatattataaaaaaaaaagatttggaAATTTCGGAATACAAATTAGTAGGAGGCAATATTTCAAACG aaaatattaagacagaaatttttgaaaaagataatttttttatgaattcattGCAAAATCATAAAGATTTAGTTGAGGAGATTCCATATTTGTATGAAGTATATTCATCTTTAATTGAACAGTATAACATCATaag acatcCTGATGTAAATAAAGAATCAAATAGCATATCAACTAAAGaggaaaatcaaaaaattcaaacaaaaagtataataaataatagtatagatcataaaactataaaaagttCAACTACAATGGAAATAACCAATACatcaattaatgttaaaaagcgTAAAAATTCTTCATTGTTAAAAAgtctttga
- the LOC114127201 gene encoding small nuclear ribonucleoprotein F has translation MATMPVNPKPYLNGLMGKTIIVKLKWGHEYKGFLVSTDNYMNIQLASATEFVEGSEPALLGEIMIRCNNVLYIRSVDDENEEPDAEMKE, from the exons ATGGCTACTATGCCAGTTAATCCAAAACCATACCTTAATGGTCTTATGGGTAAAACCATAATCGTTAAACTTAAGTGGGGTCATGAATATAAAGGATTTTTGGTATCTACTGACAATTATATGAACATACAATTAGCTAGTGCTACAGAATTTGTAGAAGGTAGTGAACCTGCATTATTAGGTGAAATTATGATTAG GTGTAATAATGTCCTTTACATTAGATCAGTTGATGATGAAAATGAAGAACCTGATGCAGAAATGAaagaatga
- the LOC114127173 gene encoding NADH dehydrogenase [ubiquinone] 1 alpha subcomplex assembly factor 2 — protein sequence MPSERRLWKIVFDNFLKSLQPKLKEKPVGSDAQGNKYYELQADPQGGRRLPRRWFVPVDEETGVPTPEWSQWLRGRRDEPPTPEEIAHNEAISNMKKINAENIAEKFRITDSKDNETKYQQNSKGFPDMSEEFERQPGNIKSKMK from the coding sequence ATGCCTTCTGAACGCCGTTTGTGGAAAAtagtatttgataattttttaaaatctcttCAACCTAAATTGAAAGAAAAGCCAGTCGGATCTGATGCAcaaggtaataaatattatgagttaCAAGCCGATCCTCAAGGTGGCCGTAGATTGCCAAGAAGGTGGTTTGTACCTGTCGATGAAGAAACAGGTGTTCCAACACCGGAATGGTCACAGTGGTTAAGAGGACGGCGTGATGAGCCACCAACTCCAGAGGAAATTGCTCATAACGAAGCTATTTCTAATATGAAGAAAATTAATGCTGAAAATATAGcagaaaaatttagaattacagATTCTAAAGATAATGAGACTAAGTATCAACAAAATAGTAAAGGATTTCCTGATATGTCAGAAGAATTTGAGAGACAACCAGggaatataaaaagtaaaatgaaataa